A stretch of Flavobacterium sp. N2270 DNA encodes these proteins:
- a CDS encoding electron transfer flavoprotein subunit beta/FixA family protein, with translation MKILVCISHVPDTTSKINFTNGDTEFDTNGVQFVINPNDEFGLTKAVMLKEQKGATVTVVNVGGADAEATLRKALAIGADEAIRVNVNPLDGMFVAKQLAEVAKQGNYDLIIAGKESLDYNGGMVPGMLASFLGYNFVNSCTGLEIDGTNAKVMREIDGGKEILSASLPLIVGGQKGLVEEKDLRIPNMRGIMMARSKALTIVEPTSDVSATKVVKFEKPAPKSAVKLVAADNLDELVNLLHNEAKVI, from the coding sequence ATGAAAATATTAGTTTGCATCAGTCATGTGCCTGATACTACCTCAAAAATCAATTTCACTAATGGTGATACAGAGTTCGATACAAATGGAGTTCAGTTTGTTATTAATCCTAATGATGAGTTTGGTTTAACTAAGGCTGTTATGTTAAAAGAGCAAAAAGGGGCAACTGTCACTGTTGTTAATGTAGGTGGTGCTGACGCCGAAGCTACATTAAGAAAAGCATTAGCTATTGGTGCTGATGAAGCAATTAGAGTTAATGTAAATCCTTTGGACGGAATGTTTGTTGCAAAACAATTAGCTGAGGTTGCAAAACAAGGTAATTATGATTTAATTATAGCTGGAAAAGAATCGTTAGATTATAATGGAGGAATGGTACCTGGAATGTTAGCTTCATTTTTAGGATATAATTTTGTTAATTCATGTACTGGTTTAGAAATAGATGGAACTAACGCAAAAGTTATGAGAGAGATAGATGGAGGAAAAGAAATTTTATCTGCTTCATTACCTTTAATTGTTGGAGGTCAGAAAGGACTAGTTGAAGAAAAAGACTTAAGAATTCCAAATATGAGAGGAATTATGATGGCACGTTCTAAAGCGTTAACTATTGTTGAACCAACTTCTGATGTATCGGCAACAAAAGTAGTTAAGTTTGAAAAACCTGCTCCAAAATCTGCAGTAAAATTAGTTGCTGCTGATAATTTAGATGAGTTGGTTAATTTATTACATAATGAAGCAAAAGTAATCTAA
- a CDS encoding pyruvate dehydrogenase complex E1 component subunit beta, protein MFAFQYKLKKLHLMRTIQFREAVCEAMSEEMRRDESIYLMGEEVAEYNGAYKASKGMLDEFGPKRVIDTPIAELGFAGIAVGSAMNGNRPIVEFMTFNFSLVGIDQIINNAAKMRQMSGGQFNMPIVFRGPTASAGQLGATHSQAFENWFANTPGLKVVVPSNVYDAKGLLKAAIRDNDPVIFMESEQMYGDKGEVPEGDYVLPLGVADIKREGTDVTIVSFGKIIKEAFLAADELAKEGISCEIIDLRTVRPMDYETIINSVKKTNRLVVLEEAWPFASVASEITYMVQERAFDFLDAPIQRITTADTPAPYSPVLLKEWLPNADDVIKAVKKVTYK, encoded by the coding sequence ATTTTTGCCTTTCAATACAAATTAAAGAAGTTACACTTAATGAGAACTATACAATTTAGAGAAGCTGTTTGTGAAGCGATGAGTGAAGAAATGCGTCGTGATGAATCTATTTATTTAATGGGTGAAGAGGTTGCTGAATACAATGGCGCTTATAAAGCATCGAAAGGAATGCTTGATGAATTTGGACCAAAAAGAGTTATAGACACTCCAATTGCTGAATTAGGGTTTGCAGGAATTGCGGTTGGATCTGCAATGAACGGAAATCGTCCTATTGTAGAGTTCATGACTTTTAACTTTTCATTAGTTGGTATTGATCAAATTATTAACAATGCAGCAAAAATGCGTCAAATGTCTGGCGGTCAATTCAACATGCCTATTGTTTTTCGTGGCCCTACTGCTTCTGCAGGTCAACTTGGAGCTACTCATTCACAAGCATTTGAAAACTGGTTTGCAAACACTCCAGGTTTAAAAGTTGTTGTACCGTCTAATGTTTATGATGCTAAAGGCTTATTAAAAGCAGCCATTAGAGATAATGACCCTGTTATTTTCATGGAGTCTGAACAAATGTATGGAGACAAAGGAGAAGTTCCTGAAGGAGATTACGTATTACCTTTAGGCGTAGCTGATATAAAAAGAGAAGGAACAGATGTAACAATTGTTTCATTTGGTAAAATTATAAAAGAGGCTTTTCTTGCGGCTGATGAATTAGCTAAAGAAGGAATTTCTTGTGAGATAATTGATTTAAGAACCGTTCGCCCAATGGACTATGAAACCATCATTAATTCTGTTAAAAAAACAAATCGTTTAGTGGTTTTAGAAGAAGCCTGGCCTTTTGCAAGTGTAGCTTCAGAAATAACATATATGGTTCAAGAACGTGCTTTTGACTTTTTAGATGCACCAATTCAAAGAATCACAACTGCCGACACACCAGCGCCATATTCACCAGTTTTATTAAAAGAATGGTTACCAAATGCTGATGATGTTATAAAAGCAGTAAAAAAAGTTACATATAAATAA
- a CDS encoding dihydrofolate reductase, translating into MLTIIAAASENNALGKDNDLVWHLPDDFKRFKTLTTGHFIIMGRKTFESFPKPLPNRTHVIITRQKNYDVPEGCVVVSSLKKAIEICPKNEENFIIGGGQIYKQSIDFADKIELTRVHATIDADTFFPEIDLKMWKLVKEEFHPKDEKHQYDFTYLTYVKV; encoded by the coding sequence ATGTTAACAATAATTGCAGCAGCTTCAGAAAACAATGCTCTTGGAAAAGACAATGATTTGGTTTGGCACTTGCCAGATGATTTCAAGCGTTTCAAAACATTAACAACAGGACATTTTATTATAATGGGTAGAAAAACATTTGAAAGTTTTCCTAAGCCATTACCAAATAGAACTCATGTTATTATTACTCGTCAAAAAAATTACGATGTTCCTGAAGGTTGTGTTGTTGTAAGTAGTTTGAAAAAAGCTATTGAAATTTGTCCTAAAAATGAAGAAAACTTTATTATTGGCGGTGGACAAATTTATAAACAATCAATTGATTTTGCTGATAAAATTGAATTAACGAGAGTGCATGCTACTATTGATGCAGATACTTTTTTTCCAGAAATTGATTTGAAAATGTGGAAATTAGTAAAAGAAGAATTTCATCCAAAAGACGAAAAACATCAATACGACTTTACTTATTTAACTTATGTTAAGGTCTAA
- a CDS encoding energy transducer TonB, producing the protein MKKIILTTLLIFPVFLFCQTDVPVPELEEEENTTLAFEVIEQIPIFPGCENAERNIALDCFNKQMRNHILKRFSYPAEAQKNNIEGKVYVSFLINKEGDVVDIAARGADPILQTAAKNIFLTLPKMKPGIQRGKPVNVRYVMPINFKLH; encoded by the coding sequence ATGAAAAAAATAATACTTACAACCTTACTTATTTTTCCTGTTTTTCTGTTTTGTCAAACTGATGTCCCAGTTCCAGAATTAGAAGAAGAAGAAAATACAACATTAGCTTTTGAGGTAATTGAACAAATCCCTATTTTTCCTGGTTGTGAAAATGCAGAAAGAAATATTGCATTAGATTGTTTTAATAAACAAATGCGAAATCATATATTAAAAAGGTTTAGTTATCCTGCTGAAGCTCAAAAGAATAATATTGAAGGGAAGGTTTACGTTTCATTCCTTATAAATAAGGAAGGAGATGTTGTAGATATTGCTGCAAGAGGAGCTGATCCTATTTTGCAAACTGCAGCCAAAAATATATTTTTAACATTACCCAAAATGAAACCAGGTATTCAAAGAGGAAAACCGGTTAACGTTAGATATGTTATGCCAATAAATTTTAAATTACATTAA
- a CDS encoding energy transducer TonB: MKKIFFLLLSFLTITCFSQEETVIGIVDSNSLELPFAEVEQMPIFQGCEGVKEEEILKCFKTKINQHIVKHFKYPEDARTQNIEGKVMVHFTINTEGEVDNIQILGAHSILRQAARHIFEALPKMEPGIHEGEPVNVRFTIPLNFKLT; the protein is encoded by the coding sequence ATGAAAAAAATATTTTTTTTACTATTGTCTTTTCTTACAATTACATGTTTTTCTCAAGAAGAGACTGTAATAGGAATCGTTGATTCTAATTCTTTAGAGTTGCCTTTTGCTGAAGTTGAGCAAATGCCAATTTTTCAAGGCTGTGAAGGTGTTAAAGAAGAGGAAATTTTAAAATGTTTTAAAACAAAAATAAATCAACACATAGTTAAGCATTTTAAATACCCAGAAGATGCTAGAACACAAAATATAGAAGGAAAAGTAATGGTTCATTTTACAATTAATACAGAAGGTGAAGTTGATAACATTCAAATTTTAGGAGCTCATAGCATATTGCGACAAGCTGCTAGACATATTTTTGAAGCTTTGCCTAAAATGGAACCAGGAATTCATGAAGGTGAACCAGTTAATGTAAGGTTTACAATACCGTTAAATTTTAAATTAACTTAA
- a CDS encoding thymidylate synthase, protein MKEYHDLVKHVLENGNQKGDRTGTGTLSVFGYQMRFDLSEGFPMVTTKKLHLKSIIHELLWFLKGDTNIKYLQENGVKIWDAWADENGDLGPVYGHQWRNWNSEEIDQIKELIETLKSNPNSRRMLVSAWNPSVLPDTSVSFAENVANNKAALPPCHAFFQFYVADGKLSCQLYQRSADIFLGVPFNIASYALFTMMIAQVCDLQVGEFIHTFGDAHIYNNHIEQLELQLTRECRALPMMKINPEVKDILKFTFDDFTLEGYDPHPHIKGAVAV, encoded by the coding sequence ATGAAAGAGTATCACGATTTAGTAAAGCACGTTTTAGAGAATGGTAACCAAAAAGGAGATAGAACAGGAACAGGAACATTAAGTGTTTTTGGGTACCAAATGCGTTTTGATTTAAGTGAAGGTTTTCCAATGGTTACTACCAAAAAGCTTCATTTAAAATCAATAATTCATGAATTACTTTGGTTTTTAAAAGGTGATACAAATATTAAATATCTTCAAGAAAATGGTGTTAAAATTTGGGACGCTTGGGCTGATGAAAACGGTGATTTAGGTCCGGTTTACGGACATCAATGGCGCAATTGGAACAGCGAAGAAATTGACCAAATAAAAGAATTAATTGAAACATTGAAATCTAACCCAAACAGTAGAAGAATGTTGGTTTCAGCTTGGAACCCTAGTGTACTGCCTGATACTTCTGTTTCTTTTGCTGAAAATGTAGCGAATAATAAAGCAGCTTTACCACCTTGTCATGCTTTTTTTCAATTTTATGTTGCTGATGGTAAGTTGAGTTGTCAATTGTATCAAAGAAGTGCCGATATTTTTCTAGGAGTTCCTTTTAATATTGCTTCTTACGCATTGTTTACGATGATGATTGCTCAAGTTTGTGATTTACAAGTGGGAGAGTTTATCCACACTTTTGGCGATGCTCATATTTATAACAATCATATTGAACAATTAGAGCTACAACTTACAAGAGAATGTAGAGCACTTCCAATGATGAAAATTAATCCAGAAGTGAAAGATATTTTGAAATTTACTTTTGACGATTTTACTTTAGAAGGTTACGATCCTCATCCTCATATTAAAGGTGCTGTTGCAGTTTAG
- a CDS encoding bifunctional nuclease family protein has translation MSLVKLTIKGISYSQTQNGAYALILNEVDGERKLPIVIGAFEAQSIAIALEKEIKPPRPLTHDLFKNFADRFDIVVKQVIIHKLVDGVFFSSIICERDKIEEIIDARTSDAIALALRFSAPIFTYKNILDKAGIYLQMNSLEEEKTDTEKEGSLSDLEIFGDLEDPVSNVEEYASNSLEELYSKLDEAVQNEDYEKAAKIRDEISKKES, from the coding sequence ATGAGTTTAGTAAAACTAACTATAAAAGGAATTTCCTACAGTCAAACTCAAAATGGGGCATACGCTTTAATTTTAAATGAAGTTGATGGTGAACGAAAATTACCTATTGTCATTGGTGCATTTGAAGCACAGTCTATAGCTATAGCTTTAGAAAAAGAGATTAAACCACCAAGACCATTAACCCACGATTTGTTTAAGAATTTTGCAGATAGATTTGATATTGTTGTTAAACAAGTTATTATTCATAAGTTAGTCGATGGTGTTTTCTTTTCGAGTATTATTTGTGAAAGAGATAAAATTGAAGAAATAATAGATGCACGAACTTCAGATGCAATTGCGTTAGCCTTAAGGTTTAGCGCGCCAATATTTACTTATAAAAATATTTTAGACAAAGCAGGAATATATCTTCAAATGAATTCTTTGGAAGAAGAAAAAACAGATACTGAAAAAGAAGGTTCTCTTTCTGATTTAGAAATTTTTGGAGATTTAGAAGACCCAGTTTCAAATGTTGAAGAATATGCTTCAAACTCTTTAGAGGAACTTTACAGTAAATTAGACGAAGCTGTTCAAAATGAAGACTATGAGAAAGCAGCAAAAATTAGAGATGAAATCTCAAAAAAAGAATCTTAA
- a CDS encoding electron transfer flavoprotein subunit alpha/FixB family protein: protein MSILIYAESAEGKFKKVAFELASYAKKVAESMGTTVTALTVNTSDVSELSKFGVDKVIKVSNDKLTAFNAKAYADVIKQAAEKEATKLVVLSSTTDSLYLAPLVAVGLNAGYASNVVELPVSTSPFQVKRTAFSNKAFNITEVETEVKVIGIAKNSFGLIETSSTLTEEDFNPTLTDNDFGVKVESVEKVSGKVTIADADIVVSAGRGMKGPENWGMIEELASVLGAATACSKPVSDIGWRPHSEHVGQTGKPVAANLYIAVGISGAIQHIAGINSSKVKVVINTDADAPFFKVADYGIVGDAFEVVPALIEKLKAFKANNA, encoded by the coding sequence ATGTCTATATTAATATATGCTGAATCAGCAGAAGGAAAATTTAAAAAAGTAGCGTTTGAATTAGCTTCTTACGCAAAAAAAGTTGCAGAATCTATGGGAACTACTGTAACTGCATTAACTGTAAATACTTCAGATGTTTCTGAATTATCAAAATTTGGTGTTGATAAAGTAATAAAAGTTTCAAACGATAAATTAACAGCGTTTAATGCAAAAGCTTACGCAGATGTTATTAAACAAGCTGCAGAAAAAGAAGCAACAAAATTAGTAGTTTTGTCTTCAACTACAGATAGTTTATATCTTGCTCCACTTGTAGCAGTTGGTTTAAATGCAGGTTATGCTTCAAATGTTGTTGAATTGCCAGTAAGTACTTCGCCGTTTCAGGTAAAAAGAACTGCTTTTTCAAACAAAGCATTCAATATAACTGAAGTTGAAACTGAAGTAAAAGTAATTGGAATTGCTAAAAATTCATTTGGATTGATTGAAACTTCGTCAACTTTAACTGAAGAAGATTTTAATCCTACTTTAACTGATAATGACTTTGGAGTAAAAGTAGAAAGTGTTGAAAAAGTGTCTGGAAAAGTTACTATTGCAGATGCAGATATTGTTGTTTCTGCAGGTCGTGGAATGAAAGGCCCAGAAAACTGGGGAATGATTGAAGAGTTAGCTTCTGTACTTGGTGCTGCAACTGCTTGTTCAAAACCAGTTTCTGATATTGGATGGAGACCTCATAGCGAACACGTTGGGCAAACAGGAAAACCAGTTGCAGCAAATTTATATATTGCAGTAGGAATTTCTGGAGCAATCCAACACATTGCGGGAATTAACTCTTCTAAAGTAAAAGTGGTTATCAATACAGATGCAGATGCGCCTTTCTTCAAAGTTGCAGATTACGGTATTGTTGGTGATGCTTTTGAAGTAGTACCAGCATTAATTGAAAAATTAAAAGCATTTAAAGCGAATAACGCTTAA
- a CDS encoding energy transducer TonB encodes MKKSFFTFLFLVSLNSFSQERNELKEVTITTNDSLKGKSLDNVPFAVIEEIPIFPGCEDVVKKERLDCFNDKMSEHIKTNFKYPSKAQKRNIQGRVSVQFVINKEGNVVDVQTRGADPILQTEARRIFSLLPKMKPGIQRGKPVNVRYGMPLNFKLQ; translated from the coding sequence ATGAAAAAATCATTTTTTACTTTTCTATTTCTTGTAAGTTTGAATTCCTTTTCTCAAGAAAGAAATGAGTTAAAAGAAGTAACGATAACGACAAATGATTCATTAAAAGGAAAGTCATTAGATAATGTGCCTTTTGCTGTTATAGAAGAGATTCCCATTTTTCCTGGTTGCGAAGATGTCGTAAAAAAAGAAAGATTAGATTGTTTTAATGATAAAATGAGTGAGCATATTAAAACAAATTTTAAATACCCAAGTAAGGCACAAAAGCGCAACATTCAAGGAAGAGTTTCAGTTCAGTTTGTTATTAATAAAGAAGGAAATGTTGTAGATGTACAAACACGAGGAGCAGACCCTATTTTACAAACAGAAGCAAGAAGAATATTTTCTTTATTACCGAAAATGAAACCTGGTATACAAAGAGGAAAACCAGTTAATGTAAGATACGGTATGCCTCTTAATTTTAAATTGCAATAA
- a CDS encoding NupC/NupG family nucleoside CNT transporter, which yields MIKKIILTLVLCLGFVSMNAQEIEKKWQLGANDYLELNEGSYQLKLSSDSLFQKGDYLVQDKYLFLFENNSDSPTKRFVIEAKTDSTLTLKTKGKAYSFFASNKVKEVKSEAVLIPSGGMTATGIGRGVLGMIALFGVAFLFSANRKAINWKTVGIGLFAQLVLAFGILKVGFVQMFFDIVGKMFTKVLEFTRAGSEFLLGGMMDIKSFGFIFLFQVLPTIIFFSALTSLLFYLGVIQIVVKFMAKGLTKLLKISGAESLSVAGNIFLGQTEAPLLIKAYLDKMNKSEILLVMVGGMATVAGGVLAAYIGFLGGGDKVLEAEFARHLLAASVMAAPGAIVISKILYPQTENINTDVEVTKDKIGSNVLDAIATGTTEGLKLAANVAAMLLVFIAFIALINFTLGKVGALTGLNALISEYTPYTAFSLETILGIIFSPLMWLIGVAKEDMMLMGQLLGIKLAASEFVGYIQLAELKNVANDIHFTFEKSVIMATYMLCGFANFASIGIQIGGIGSLAPNQRKTLSEFGLKAVIGGSLASLLSATIAGMIIG from the coding sequence ATGATCAAAAAAATAATTTTAACATTAGTGCTTTGTCTGGGTTTTGTTTCAATGAACGCTCAAGAGATTGAAAAAAAATGGCAATTAGGCGCTAACGATTATTTAGAGCTAAATGAAGGTAGTTATCAACTGAAATTATCGTCTGATAGTTTATTTCAAAAAGGAGATTACTTAGTTCAAGATAAATATTTGTTCTTGTTTGAAAATAATTCAGATTCCCCGACAAAAAGATTTGTAATTGAAGCTAAAACAGACTCAACTTTAACATTAAAAACAAAAGGGAAAGCCTATTCTTTCTTTGCTTCAAATAAAGTAAAGGAAGTTAAAAGTGAGGCTGTTCTAATTCCAAGTGGAGGAATGACAGCTACAGGAATTGGCCGAGGTGTTTTAGGAATGATTGCTCTTTTTGGAGTTGCATTTTTGTTTAGTGCTAACAGAAAAGCGATTAACTGGAAAACAGTTGGAATTGGATTATTTGCTCAATTAGTATTAGCATTTGGAATTTTAAAAGTAGGCTTTGTGCAAATGTTTTTTGATATTGTGGGTAAAATGTTTACCAAAGTATTAGAATTTACAAGAGCAGGAAGTGAATTTCTACTCGGTGGAATGATGGATATAAAAAGTTTTGGATTTATTTTTCTGTTTCAAGTACTTCCTACAATTATATTTTTCTCAGCATTAACTTCTTTATTATTTTATTTAGGTGTTATCCAAATTGTTGTAAAATTTATGGCAAAAGGATTGACAAAATTACTGAAAATTTCAGGAGCAGAAAGTTTATCTGTCGCAGGAAATATTTTCTTGGGTCAAACGGAAGCACCTTTGTTGATTAAGGCTTATTTAGATAAAATGAATAAAAGTGAAATTCTATTAGTAATGGTTGGTGGAATGGCAACCGTTGCGGGTGGAGTTCTGGCTGCTTATATTGGATTCTTAGGAGGCGGAGATAAAGTGCTTGAGGCCGAATTTGCCCGACATTTATTAGCTGCATCAGTAATGGCAGCACCTGGAGCAATTGTAATTTCAAAGATTTTATATCCGCAAACAGAAAATATAAATACAGATGTTGAGGTAACAAAAGATAAAATAGGTTCAAATGTTTTAGATGCTATTGCAACTGGTACAACTGAAGGATTGAAATTAGCAGCGAATGTTGCCGCAATGTTATTAGTTTTTATTGCATTTATTGCCTTAATTAATTTTACTTTAGGAAAAGTTGGAGCACTAACAGGTTTAAATGCTTTAATTTCTGAATATACGCCATATACAGCATTTTCATTAGAAACAATTTTAGGGATTATTTTCTCGCCCTTAATGTGGTTAATTGGCGTTGCAAAAGAAGATATGATGTTAATGGGGCAATTATTAGGAATTAAATTAGCTGCTTCAGAGTTTGTTGGTTATATACAACTTGCCGAATTGAAAAATGTGGCAAATGATATTCATTTTACGTTTGAAAAATCAGTAATTATGGCAACATATATGTTATGTGGTTTTGCCAACTTTGCCTCTATTGGAATTCAAATTGGCGGAATTGGTTCTTTAGCGCCAAATCAACGTAAAACATTATCTGAATTTGGATTAAAAGCTGTTATTGGTGGAAGTTTAGCGTCTCTTTTATCAGCTACAATTGCTGGAATGATTATTGGATAA
- a CDS encoding energy transducer TonB produces the protein MKNLAFLLVTFFSISCFAQEETGLVDENSDTLTLEIVDVPPTSSNCKGESKKDKSYCFDQKMAEHLRKHFKYPNKAAEDNIQGKVVVSFVINKLGKVVDIQTTGGHKILQKEAKRIISLLPKFTPAVKNGRPVNIMYSIPINFKLQ, from the coding sequence ATGAAAAATTTAGCATTCTTATTAGTCACTTTTTTTTCTATTTCATGTTTTGCTCAAGAAGAAACGGGCTTGGTTGATGAAAACTCAGATACTCTTACTCTAGAAATTGTTGATGTACCACCAACATCTTCAAATTGTAAAGGTGAAAGTAAAAAAGATAAAAGTTATTGTTTTGATCAAAAAATGGCGGAGCATCTTCGTAAGCATTTTAAATATCCAAATAAAGCTGCTGAAGATAATATTCAAGGAAAAGTAGTTGTTAGTTTTGTTATTAACAAATTAGGTAAGGTTGTCGATATTCAAACAACTGGAGGTCATAAGATATTACAAAAAGAAGCGAAAAGGATAATTTCTCTATTACCAAAATTTACACCAGCTGTTAAAAATGGTAGGCCAGTTAATATAATGTATTCAATTCCTATTAATTTTAAATTGCAATAG